One stretch of Chloroflexota bacterium DNA includes these proteins:
- the cphA gene encoding cyanophycin synthetase produces MRIVQQRVYRGPNYWSYEPTIKLVVDLGPLEEWPTNRLPGFAERLLAVVPGVAQHSCGTGRPGGFQDRLRDGTWLGHVAEHIALQIQRDAGTEVGRGKTRSTGQPGRYHVIYSYAEESVGLAAGRLAVRLVNHLVEPDPAFAYAAEFEQLVRLAERAAFGPSTQAILDEANLRDIPWIRLNEESLVQLGHGRHQKRIRATMTSHTSSLGVDIAQDKKLTNRLLAATGVPVPRSELVRSVDQAVAASGRVRYPVAIKPIDGNHGRGVMLNLADEAAVRAAYPTARAESRYGGVVVESFLVGNDYRCLVIGGVLRAVAERVPAHVEGDGKHTLAELVEVTNADPRRGIGHEKVLTRIVLDEEAVTYAAEQGHALDTVPPRGRRVYLKRTGNMSTGGISIDRTEEIHPENAEIAEQAAKVIGLDIAGIDFVCPDISVPVRETGGGIVEVNAAPGFRMHTHPTEGEAQYVAKPVIDMLFPPGSASRIPIVAVTGTNGKTTTARMINHILRGMGRKVGMTSTDGIFIDGRVIRRGDMSGPRSASMVLQNPLVDTAVFEVARGGILREGLGYQRNDVAVVLNVAADHLGLGGITSLRQLAAVKQVIVEAVPRDGSAVLNADDPLVAKMAAACSGAVIYFSLNPDHETLRRQASRGRRAVTVEPGRNGEMIVLRQGRKSLPLVWTHLIPATYEGRARMNVVNALAATAAAWAVGAHLHDIRQGLRTFASSYFQAPGRLNLFELDGYRVLVDYAHNPHAMTALGAFIEALAAETSNGHHPLVTGHRIGVIATAGDRRDRDIRELGRVASSFFDTIVIREDANPRGRKRGTTADLVREGIEAGIRDGARCRAVETVLDELEATRQALDMGRDGDLVVLCVDHANLAWKELQHRRHGTPSGDTDGSGAEDPGSGTSADVDDEEEPYA; encoded by the coding sequence CTGCGCATCGTCCAGCAACGCGTCTACCGGGGGCCGAATTACTGGTCTTACGAGCCGACCATCAAGCTCGTGGTGGACCTTGGCCCGCTGGAGGAGTGGCCCACCAACCGGCTGCCGGGATTCGCCGAGCGTCTGCTGGCGGTTGTGCCCGGAGTGGCTCAGCACTCGTGCGGAACCGGGCGTCCGGGCGGCTTCCAGGACCGGCTTCGCGACGGCACCTGGCTGGGCCACGTGGCCGAGCACATTGCGCTCCAGATCCAGCGCGATGCCGGCACCGAGGTCGGGCGTGGAAAGACGCGGTCCACCGGACAGCCGGGCCGCTACCACGTCATCTATTCCTACGCCGAGGAGAGCGTGGGCCTGGCCGCCGGTCGCCTGGCGGTCCGGCTCGTCAACCACCTGGTCGAGCCGGATCCGGCATTCGCCTACGCGGCGGAGTTCGAGCAGCTCGTCCGGCTCGCCGAGCGGGCGGCCTTCGGGCCGTCGACCCAGGCCATCCTGGACGAGGCGAACCTGCGCGACATCCCCTGGATCCGGCTCAACGAGGAGTCCCTGGTGCAGCTCGGCCACGGCCGCCACCAGAAGCGCATCCGGGCCACGATGACGTCGCACACCAGTTCGCTGGGAGTGGACATCGCGCAGGACAAGAAGCTCACCAACCGCCTTCTGGCGGCCACCGGCGTGCCCGTGCCGCGATCCGAGTTGGTGCGCAGCGTCGACCAGGCGGTAGCCGCGTCAGGCCGGGTCCGGTATCCGGTCGCCATCAAGCCCATCGACGGCAACCACGGGCGCGGGGTGATGCTGAACCTGGCCGATGAAGCGGCCGTTCGCGCCGCCTACCCGACCGCCCGAGCAGAGTCCCGTTACGGCGGTGTGGTGGTCGAGTCGTTCCTGGTCGGCAACGACTACCGCTGTCTGGTCATCGGCGGGGTGCTGCGCGCGGTCGCGGAGCGAGTGCCCGCTCACGTGGAGGGGGACGGGAAGCACACCCTCGCGGAGCTGGTCGAGGTCACGAACGCCGACCCACGACGCGGCATCGGCCACGAGAAGGTCCTGACCCGGATCGTGCTCGATGAGGAGGCGGTCACATACGCCGCCGAGCAGGGCCACGCCCTCGACACGGTCCCCCCTCGTGGACGGCGGGTGTACCTGAAGCGGACCGGGAACATGAGTACCGGCGGCATCAGCATCGACCGAACCGAGGAGATCCACCCTGAGAACGCGGAGATCGCCGAGCAGGCGGCCAAGGTCATCGGGCTCGACATCGCCGGCATCGACTTCGTCTGCCCCGACATCAGCGTGCCGGTCCGCGAGACCGGGGGCGGCATCGTGGAGGTCAACGCCGCGCCCGGGTTCCGGATGCATACCCACCCGACCGAAGGCGAGGCCCAGTACGTCGCCAAGCCGGTCATCGACATGCTGTTCCCGCCCGGTTCGGCGTCCCGCATCCCGATCGTGGCGGTGACCGGCACCAACGGCAAGACCACCACCGCCCGGATGATCAACCACATCCTGCGGGGCATGGGCCGCAAGGTCGGGATGACCAGCACCGACGGCATCTTCATCGATGGGCGCGTCATCCGGCGGGGGGACATGAGCGGCCCCAGGTCGGCGTCGATGGTGCTCCAGAACCCGCTGGTCGACACGGCCGTGTTCGAGGTGGCGCGGGGCGGGATCCTGCGCGAGGGGCTGGGCTACCAGCGGAACGACGTGGCAGTCGTGCTGAACGTGGCAGCCGACCACCTGGGCCTGGGCGGCATCACCAGCCTGCGCCAGCTGGCCGCGGTCAAGCAGGTCATCGTGGAGGCCGTGCCGCGGGACGGGTCCGCGGTCCTCAACGCCGACGATCCCCTGGTCGCCAAGATGGCCGCCGCCTGCTCGGGAGCGGTCATCTACTTCAGCTTGAATCCCGACCACGAGACGCTCCGCCGTCAGGCATCGCGCGGTCGCCGGGCCGTCACCGTGGAGCCAGGGCGGAACGGCGAGATGATCGTCCTGCGCCAGGGCCGCAAGAGCCTGCCACTCGTATGGACCCACCTGATCCCGGCCACGTACGAGGGCCGGGCCCGGATGAACGTCGTCAACGCGCTGGCCGCCACCGCCGCCGCCTGGGCCGTCGGCGCGCACCTGCACGACATCCGGCAGGGACTCCGGACCTTCGCCTCGTCCTACTTCCAGGCGCCTGGCCGGCTCAATCTGTTCGAGCTGGACGGGTACCGCGTGCTGGTCGACTACGCTCACAATCCGCACGCCATGACCGCCCTGGGCGCCTTCATCGAGGCGCTGGCGGCCGAGACGTCCAACGGACACCATCCACTCGTAACGGGACACCGGATCGGCGTCATCGCCACCGCCGGCGACCGGCGCGACCGCGACATCCGCGAGCTGGGGCGCGTGGCCTCCTCGTTCTTCGACACGATCGTGATCCGGGAGGATGCCAACCCCCGCGGCCGCAAGCGGGGCACGACGGCGGACCTCGTCCGCGAGGGCATCGAGGCCGGAATACGCGACGGGGCGCGCTGCCGTGCCGTCGAGACGGTGCTGGATGAGCTGGAGGCCACCCGCCAGGCGCTGGACATGGGCCGCGATGGCGACCTGGTCGTGCTGTGCGTGGACCACGCCAACCTGGCCTGGAAGGAGCTCCAGCATCGGCGCCACGGGACGCCGTCCGGCGACACAGACGGAAGCGGGGCGGAGGACCCCGGCTCCGGCACCTCGGCCGACGTCGACGACGAGGAAGAACCCTATGCCTGA